In Candidatus Pelagibacter ubique HIMB140, a single window of DNA contains:
- the cobS gene encoding cobaltochelatase subunit CobS: MTPNLNIQPDIKVSLKQSFGIDSEMEVDAFSKKSEYVPEIDKNYKFDRDTTLAIISGFAFNKRVLVQGYHGTGKSTHIEQIAARLNWPCIRVNLDSHVSRIDLIGKDAIVLKDGKQVTQFNEGILPWSIQNPVALVFDEYDAGRPDVMFVIQRVLEAEGNFTLLDKNKVISQNKYFRLFATSNTVGLGDTTGLYHGTQQINQGQMDRWNIVTTLNYLSLDREMDIVLSKNKNLNNAKGKEKVANMIKVASLTRKGFIAGDISTVMSPRTVLHWAENSEIFKDTGYAFRVTFLNKCDDIEKNTIAEYYQRCFGEELPESLINIQI; the protein is encoded by the coding sequence TTGACTCCAAACCTTAACATTCAACCTGACATAAAAGTTTCTTTAAAACAATCTTTTGGAATAGATTCTGAAATGGAAGTGGATGCCTTTTCAAAAAAAAGTGAATATGTGCCTGAAATAGATAAAAACTATAAATTTGATAGAGATACTACACTTGCAATCATTTCAGGATTTGCGTTCAATAAAAGAGTATTGGTACAAGGATATCATGGTACTGGAAAATCAACACACATAGAGCAAATAGCTGCAAGACTAAACTGGCCGTGTATTCGAGTAAATTTAGACAGTCATGTTAGTCGAATAGATTTAATAGGTAAGGATGCAATTGTACTTAAAGATGGAAAACAAGTGACACAGTTTAATGAGGGTATTCTACCATGGTCAATTCAAAATCCAGTTGCTTTAGTATTTGATGAGTATGATGCTGGAAGACCTGATGTTATGTTCGTTATTCAAAGAGTTTTGGAGGCTGAAGGAAATTTCACGCTACTAGATAAAAACAAAGTAATAAGTCAAAATAAGTATTTCAGATTGTTTGCTACATCTAATACAGTTGGGCTTGGTGATACTACTGGACTTTATCACGGAACACAGCAAATTAACCAAGGTCAAATGGATAGATGGAATATTGTAACAACATTAAACTATCTAAGCCTAGATAGAGAAATGGATATAGTTTTATCAAAGAATAAAAATTTAAATAATGCTAAGGGAAAAGAAAAAGTTGCTAATATGATTAAAGTAGCATCCTTAACTAGAAAAGGTTTTATTGCTGGAGATATATCTACTGTAATGAGTCCAAGAACAGTCCTTCATTGGGCTGAAAATTCTGAAATTTTTAAGGATACCGGATATGCATTTAGAGTAACCTTTTTAAATAAGTGCGATGATATTGAGAAAAATACAATCGCGGAATATTATCAAAGATGTTTTGGTGAAGAATTGCCTGAGTCTTTGATCAATATTCAAATTTAA
- a CDS encoding J domain-containing protein: MKNICDWNNCNEIGEYRAPIEKDNSRKYRMLCLEHVKEFNKNWNYFSGMSDNQVINFLKSDMTWHKPTQNFSSSDNFFKVLWNTTLKDEFDKDKFNGDYNHMRQFKFDHKDIKAFGILGISVGLKWQKIQEKFKVLVKKFHPDMNAGNKKYEEKLKLITLAYTQLKNTYREKIDSKP; this comes from the coding sequence ATGAAAAATATTTGTGACTGGAATAATTGTAATGAAATTGGTGAATACAGAGCACCAATTGAGAAGGATAATAGCAGGAAATATAGAATGCTTTGTCTAGAACATGTCAAAGAATTTAACAAAAACTGGAATTATTTTTCTGGGATGAGTGATAATCAAGTAATCAATTTTTTAAAGTCAGATATGACTTGGCACAAACCTACTCAAAATTTTAGTTCTTCAGATAATTTTTTTAAAGTCCTATGGAACACAACATTAAAAGATGAATTTGATAAAGATAAATTCAATGGAGACTATAATCATATGCGTCAATTTAAATTTGATCATAAAGATATTAAAGCATTTGGAATATTGGGAATATCTGTGGGTTTAAAGTGGCAAAAAATACAAGAAAAATTCAAAGTGCTTGTTAAAAAATTTCACCCTGATATGAATGCCGGAAATAAAAAATACGAGGAAAAATTAAAACTGATAACTTTAGCTTACACACAGCTAAAAAACACTTATAGGGAAAAAATTGACTCCAAACCTTAA
- a CDS encoding BolA family protein — protein sequence MDINELIAIIKKKLSDQINIQSIDIEDKSFLHKNHKGNQEGKYHLKLNIVSDELKNMNRIESNKKIYKVLDKELKDTIHSIQIQLS from the coding sequence ATGGATATAAATGAATTAATTGCAATTATAAAAAAAAAATTATCAGATCAAATAAATATTCAAAGTATAGATATAGAAGATAAATCTTTTCTTCATAAAAATCACAAAGGCAATCAAGAAGGCAAATATCATTTAAAGCTCAATATAGTTTCTGATGAGTTAAAAAACATGAACAGAATTGAAAGTAATAAAAAAATTTATAAAGTATTAGATAAAGAATTAAAAGACACTATTCACTCAATTCAAATTCAACTATCTTAA
- the aroB gene encoding 3-dehydroquinate synthase: MKPIKLKIETKTQKYPIIIGSNLITNLSKIIKSNSLTFNQCLLVVDKNVPKKFITKIKNSLKKKKIHICFFNANETNKNFSIINKILEILLNKNFSRDDCIISIGGGITGDVSGFASSIFKRGMKFINIPTTLLSQVDSSIGGKTGINSHYGKNLIGSFYQPNLVISDVDFLKSLPKREIVCGYGEILKHSLIRDKNFFKFLNKNVNKITKLSSPFIEKAIYESCKIKKNVVEKDEKEKNLRKILNFGHTFGHAYEASLNYNKRLNHGEAVILGIKTALSFSLNLKILKESDYNLILNHINNLNLAISVNKFFTKKDINKILFFMTKDKKNKSQKINLVLLKKIGSPQINIEYPKERLKKFFNDYLR; the protein is encoded by the coding sequence ATGAAACCAATTAAATTAAAAATTGAAACAAAAACACAAAAATATCCAATAATAATTGGATCAAATTTAATTACTAACCTATCAAAAATAATTAAGAGTAATTCTTTAACATTCAATCAATGTCTTCTTGTAGTTGATAAAAATGTACCAAAAAAATTTATCACTAAAATAAAAAATTCATTAAAAAAAAAGAAAATACATATATGTTTTTTTAATGCCAATGAGACCAATAAAAACTTTAGTATTATTAATAAGATCTTAGAAATTTTATTAAATAAAAACTTTTCTAGAGATGACTGTATAATATCAATAGGTGGGGGTATTACAGGTGATGTAAGTGGTTTTGCATCTAGTATCTTTAAAAGAGGTATGAAATTTATAAATATACCAACAACACTTTTGTCCCAAGTTGACTCTTCGATTGGTGGCAAAACTGGCATAAATTCACATTACGGAAAAAACCTAATTGGTAGTTTTTATCAACCAAACTTAGTTATATCAGATGTTGATTTTCTTAAATCGCTGCCAAAAAGAGAGATTGTTTGTGGATATGGTGAAATTTTAAAACATTCTCTGATAAGAGATAAAAATTTCTTTAAATTTTTAAATAAGAATGTGAATAAAATTACTAAACTGAGCTCTCCATTTATTGAAAAAGCAATTTATGAAAGCTGTAAAATTAAAAAAAATGTGGTTGAAAAAGACGAGAAAGAAAAAAATTTAAGAAAAATTTTAAATTTTGGACATACATTTGGCCATGCTTATGAAGCAAGCTTAAATTACAATAAGAGATTAAATCACGGTGAAGCAGTAATCCTAGGTATAAAAACAGCATTGAGTTTTAGTTTAAATTTAAAAATACTTAAAGAAAGTGATTACAACCTAATATTAAATCATATCAATAATTTAAATCTAGCAATATCTGTTAATAAATTTTTTACAAAAAAAGATATAAATAAAATATTATTTTTCATGACAAAGGATAAAAAAAATAAATCCCAAAAAATTAATTTAGTGCTTTTAAAAAAAATTGGATCTCCACAAATTAATATTGAATATCCAAAAGAAAGATTGAAAAAATTTTTTAATGATTACTTAAGATAG
- a CDS encoding shikimate kinase, translated as MKSKKNLVFLGMMGSGKSSIGSIVAKKFKLNFVDVDKEIEKNLNTTIRKIFETKGEEYFRKIEEKTTLKKLKLSSTVVSLGGGAFANKNIRNEVLKNHYSFWLNWNEKILVERIKNSKKRPLTINATDNDLIDLIKKRTNIYSKALYEIKCDNLTKNEIVGKIKEIYETN; from the coding sequence ATGAAATCAAAAAAAAATCTAGTTTTTCTAGGTATGATGGGATCTGGTAAGAGTTCTATAGGCTCTATAGTAGCAAAAAAATTTAAATTAAATTTTGTAGATGTAGATAAAGAAATAGAGAAAAATTTAAATACAACAATTCGAAAAATATTCGAAACAAAAGGAGAAGAATATTTTAGAAAAATTGAGGAAAAAACTACACTTAAAAAATTAAAACTTAGTTCTACAGTTGTCTCTCTTGGGGGAGGTGCTTTTGCAAATAAAAATATTAGAAATGAAGTTTTAAAAAATCATTATTCATTTTGGTTAAATTGGAATGAAAAAATTTTAGTTGAAAGAATTAAAAATAGCAAAAAAAGACCTTTAACAATTAATGCTACAGATAATGATTTAATTGATTTAATTAAAAAACGAACTAACATTTATTCTAAAGCCTTATATGAAATCAAATGTGATAATCTTACAAAAAATGAAATAGTAGGTAAAATTAAAGAAATTTATGAAACCAATTAA
- the def gene encoding peptide deformylase — protein MAIRTIITEPNKLLRQVSKPVEAVGSEEQKLMNDMLDTMYDANGIGLAAIQIGIPKRIIVMDISKDENKKEPRYFVNPVIKNKDPLKATYEEGCLSVPNQFAEIDRPSKCEVEYLDYNGKKQILKADGLLATCIQHEMDHLEGILFIDYLSKLKKSMIIKKLSKLKSNTAEV, from the coding sequence ATGGCGATAAGAACGATTATTACTGAACCAAACAAATTACTTCGACAAGTATCAAAACCTGTAGAAGCCGTTGGAAGTGAAGAGCAAAAATTAATGAATGATATGCTCGATACAATGTATGATGCTAATGGTATTGGTCTTGCAGCAATTCAGATTGGTATACCAAAAAGAATTATAGTGATGGATATAAGCAAGGATGAAAACAAAAAAGAGCCCAGATACTTTGTAAATCCTGTAATAAAAAATAAAGATCCGCTTAAGGCAACTTATGAAGAAGGATGTTTATCTGTACCAAATCAATTTGCTGAAATAGATCGACCGAGTAAATGCGAGGTAGAATATTTGGATTACAATGGAAAGAAACAAATACTAAAGGCAGATGGATTGCTTGCAACATGCATACAGCATGAAATGGATCACTTGGAAGGTATATTGTTTATCGACTATCTTTCAAAACTAAAAAAATCAATGATCATAAAGAAACTTTCAAAATTAAAATCAAATACTGCTGAAGTTTAA
- the fmt gene encoding methionyl-tRNA formyltransferase, translated as MSKKLVFMGTPMFAVPILKSLYQNGYNISCVYTQPPQKSKRGQKINKSPIQGISETLNLEYRTPPVLNNEEEYNFLNSLDADLAIVVAYGQIIPKKFLSLTKIGFINIHASLLPKWRGAAPIQRSIMNLDQETGISIMRIAEKLDTGPVCNNYKIQLNENLNALEISEKLSNLAAEKILDNVDDILDGKANFIEQDHSNATYASKIQKTEGQINWDENAEKIIGKINGLYPSPGAFFMFNGERYKILKAQIGRAQGNPGLVLSDNLEIACGNNQSIIIKEIQRQGKRPQNIGEFIQGSQIKKGSNI; from the coding sequence ATGTCAAAAAAGTTAGTTTTTATGGGTACGCCCATGTTCGCTGTACCAATTTTAAAATCTCTATATCAAAATGGATATAATATTTCTTGTGTGTATACACAGCCACCTCAAAAATCAAAAAGAGGACAAAAAATTAATAAGTCTCCAATACAAGGTATTTCTGAAACTTTAAATTTAGAATATAGAACGCCACCAGTTTTAAATAATGAAGAGGAGTATAATTTTTTAAACTCTTTAGATGCTGACTTAGCAATAGTTGTTGCTTATGGACAAATTATTCCTAAAAAATTTCTAAGTTTAACTAAAATAGGTTTTATAAATATACATGCATCATTACTGCCTAAATGGAGAGGTGCCGCACCAATTCAAAGATCAATTATGAATTTAGATCAAGAAACTGGAATAAGTATAATGAGGATTGCTGAAAAATTAGATACAGGACCAGTTTGTAATAATTATAAAATTCAACTTAATGAAAATTTGAATGCGTTAGAAATTAGCGAAAAGCTTTCTAACTTAGCAGCAGAAAAAATTTTAGATAACGTAGATGATATTTTAGATGGTAAAGCAAATTTTATTGAACAAGATCATTCGAATGCAACCTATGCATCTAAAATTCAAAAAACCGAAGGTCAAATTAATTGGGATGAAAATGCTGAAAAAATTATTGGTAAGATAAACGGTTTATATCCATCACCAGGAGCATTTTTTATGTTTAATGGAGAAAGATATAAAATCTTAAAAGCTCAAATTGGAAGAGCTCAAGGAAATCCAGGATTAGTATTGAGTGATAATCTTGAAATTGCTTGTGGTAATAATCAATCGATAATTATTAAGGAAATTCAGAGGCAAGGGAAAAGACCTCAAAATATTGGTGAATTTATTCAAGGTTCACAGATAAAAAAAGGTTCAAATATATAA
- the truA gene encoding tRNA pseudouridine(38-40) synthase TruA translates to MFRYQLLIEYLGTNYKGWQIQKKNKTIQGILQDKIRKLLKENITIVGSGRTDAGVHAIEQSSHFDLKNKLLNLDKFINSINHFLKNENITILKIRKRTSNFHSRFSAKKRVYKYFILNRTSSPVIEKNQVWHVRKKLDLDLMKLGAKKLVGTKDFSTFRASSCNAKSPIRTMDFVKLKSLNDKIEIQFKSQSFLQQQVRSMVGCLKYLGEKKWDLKKFDKALKSKKRSLCAPPAPPTGLFLSRVFY, encoded by the coding sequence ATGTTTAGATATCAGCTTTTGATAGAATATTTAGGCACAAATTACAAAGGTTGGCAAATTCAAAAAAAAAATAAAACCATTCAAGGAATACTTCAAGACAAAATTAGAAAGTTATTAAAAGAAAATATTACTATAGTCGGATCGGGTAGGACAGATGCTGGTGTTCATGCTATCGAGCAGTCATCACATTTTGATTTAAAAAATAAATTATTGAACTTAGATAAATTTATTAACTCAATTAATCACTTTTTAAAAAATGAAAATATTACAATTCTTAAAATAAGAAAAAGAACTAGTAACTTTCATTCAAGATTTTCTGCAAAAAAGAGAGTTTATAAATATTTCATTTTAAATAGAACAAGTTCACCTGTGATTGAAAAAAATCAAGTTTGGCATGTAAGAAAAAAATTAGATTTAGATTTGATGAAATTAGGGGCAAAAAAATTAGTTGGTACTAAAGATTTCTCAACATTTAGGGCTTCAAGTTGCAACGCTAAGAGTCCAATTAGAACGATGGATTTTGTAAAATTAAAATCTTTAAATGATAAAATAGAAATTCAGTTTAAATCTCAATCTTTTCTTCAACAACAAGTACGATCTATGGTTGGTTGTTTAAAATATTTAGGTGAAAAGAAATGGGATTTAAAAAAATTTGACAAAGCTCTAAAGTCTAAAAAAAGGTCACTGTGTGCTCCTCCAGCACCACCTACAGGATTGTTTTTATCTAGAGTTTTTTATTAG
- a CDS encoding SET domain-containing protein, translated as MKLYKIKKSDIDKKGRGLYATKDIKEGTKIIDYVGKLITKKQTEESDKYDNSKPIYLFTINKRYDLDGDFPWNTAGLINHSCDNNCDYDGKGLKIWVKAIKDIKKGEEFTCDYGFGYDENYKQFPCKCKSKNCCGYIVRAESRWRINKKFAMSNKKNLIKNSR; from the coding sequence ATGAAATTATATAAAATTAAAAAATCTGATATCGATAAAAAAGGTAGAGGACTTTATGCTACTAAAGATATCAAAGAAGGTACAAAGATAATCGATTACGTTGGTAAACTAATTACAAAAAAACAAACTGAAGAGTCTGATAAATATGACAATAGTAAACCAATCTATTTATTTACTATCAATAAAAGATATGACCTTGATGGAGATTTTCCATGGAATACTGCAGGATTAATTAATCATTCTTGTGACAATAATTGTGATTATGATGGTAAAGGTTTAAAAATTTGGGTTAAAGCTATTAAAGATATCAAAAAAGGTGAAGAATTTACCTGTGATTATGGTTTTGGTTATGATGAAAATTACAAACAATTTCCATGTAAGTGTAAGTCAAAAAATTGTTGTGGGTACATTGTAAGAGCAGAGTCTAGATGGCGAATAAATAAAAAATTTGCCATGAGTAATAAAAAAAATCTAATAAAAAACTCTAGATAA
- a CDS encoding histone deacetylase family protein, with product MKTALITSDTYKNHNTGDGHPEKIDRVTAVIDNFKKLDNKNLKWKKPSKFEKSILIKTHSSEYIDHVDRSYPQNGFNFLDGDTVVSPGSKEATMDAVGSIITAIDGVEEKEFKNAFCAVRPPGHHAEKEKAMGFCIYNNVAVGANYLIEKYGYKKIAIIDFDVHHGNGTQDIFFNNEKVLYISTHQFPYYPGSGSEKEIGKFNNILNIPLEAGTSAREYLNAYELVLKKLKEFKPEFLLFSAGFDAHIDDPLAQLKLNAEDYYTITKRTLEISKSFCRGNVVSILEGGYDLKALQDSTQRHVDALIEFN from the coding sequence GTGAAAACAGCTTTAATTACTTCTGATACATACAAAAATCATAATACTGGAGATGGACATCCTGAAAAAATAGATAGGGTTACAGCTGTTATTGATAACTTTAAAAAATTAGATAACAAAAATTTAAAATGGAAAAAGCCTTCAAAATTTGAAAAATCAATATTAATAAAAACTCATTCTTCTGAATATATTGACCATGTCGATCGATCATACCCTCAAAATGGATTTAATTTTTTAGATGGAGATACAGTTGTCTCCCCTGGTAGCAAAGAAGCAACAATGGACGCTGTTGGATCAATTATAACAGCGATTGATGGTGTGGAGGAAAAAGAATTTAAAAATGCTTTTTGCGCAGTAAGACCACCAGGTCATCACGCAGAAAAAGAGAAAGCAATGGGCTTTTGTATTTACAACAATGTTGCGGTTGGAGCTAATTATTTAATTGAAAAATATGGTTATAAAAAAATAGCTATAATTGATTTTGATGTCCATCATGGAAATGGGACACAAGATATTTTTTTCAACAATGAAAAAGTTTTATATATTTCCACTCATCAATTTCCATATTATCCAGGTTCAGGTTCGGAAAAAGAGATTGGAAAATTTAATAATATTTTAAATATTCCACTTGAAGCTGGAACAAGTGCTAGAGAATATTTAAATGCATATGAACTAGTATTAAAAAAATTAAAAGAATTTAAACCAGAATTTCTATTGTTTTCTGCAGGTTTTGATGCACATATTGATGATCCTTTAGCACAATTAAAACTTAATGCTGAAGATTATTATACAATTACAAAAAGAACTTTAGAAATTTCAAAATCATTTTGTAGAGGTAATGTAGTATCTATACTAGAAGGTGGATATGACTTAAAAGCACTACAAGATAGTACTCAAAGACATGTTGATGCTTTAATAGAATTTAATTGA
- the dapE gene encoding succinyl-diaminopimelate desuccinylase, with product MQTINEIQLAKELIRYPSITPIDAGVMKFLEKQLRKLGFKTKILEFKEKNTKPVKNLYARLGTKGPNFCYAGHLDVVPAGNLKDWTVNPFRPSIQKGHLIGRGANDMKSSIAAFVSAVSIFVKNNKKFDGSISLLITGDEEGIAINGTKKVVEYLKKRKEKINFCLVGEPTNPNKLGEMIKIGRRGSMTGRLSVIGVQGHVAYPHRANNPSTTLVQILKELKEIKFDKGTKDFQPTNLEVTKINIDNTADNVIPGLANATFNIRFNNKHSSNSIKKKINKILKKICNKNKSNYKIEYSVSGEAFLTKPNQTTYMIQDIIKKITKIKPELSTTGGTSDARFIKKIAPCLEFGLVGKTMHKVDEAVSLGDLKKLTLIYSNILKNYFK from the coding sequence ATGCAAACCATTAATGAAATACAATTAGCCAAAGAGCTAATTCGTTACCCATCTATAACACCAATAGATGCTGGAGTAATGAAATTCTTAGAAAAACAATTAAGAAAACTTGGTTTCAAAACTAAAATATTAGAGTTTAAAGAAAAAAACACTAAACCAGTAAAAAATCTTTATGCAAGACTTGGAACCAAAGGTCCAAATTTTTGCTACGCTGGTCACTTAGATGTTGTACCTGCTGGAAACTTAAAAGATTGGACAGTAAATCCTTTCAGACCCTCAATTCAAAAAGGACATTTAATTGGAAGAGGAGCAAATGATATGAAAAGCTCTATTGCAGCCTTTGTTTCTGCTGTCAGTATTTTTGTTAAAAATAATAAAAAATTTGATGGATCTATAAGCTTACTAATTACAGGTGATGAAGAAGGAATTGCTATTAACGGTACAAAAAAAGTTGTTGAATACTTAAAAAAAAGAAAAGAGAAAATTAATTTTTGTTTAGTTGGAGAACCAACTAATCCAAATAAATTGGGAGAAATGATTAAAATTGGTCGAAGGGGAAGTATGACCGGCAGACTTTCAGTCATAGGTGTTCAAGGTCATGTTGCTTATCCTCATAGAGCTAACAATCCATCAACTACTCTTGTTCAAATATTGAAAGAATTGAAGGAAATTAAATTTGATAAAGGAACAAAAGATTTTCAGCCAACAAACCTAGAAGTTACAAAAATAAATATTGATAATACTGCTGATAACGTAATTCCAGGTTTAGCTAATGCAACTTTTAACATTAGGTTTAACAACAAACATTCATCGAATTCAATTAAAAAAAAAATAAATAAAATATTGAAGAAAATTTGTAATAAAAATAAGTCAAATTACAAAATTGAATATAGTGTATCTGGTGAAGCTTTTTTAACTAAACCAAATCAAACTACATATATGATACAAGATATAATTAAAAAGATTACTAAAATTAAGCCTGAACTCTCAACAACAGGAGGCACATCTGATGCAAGATTTATTAAAAAAATTGCTCCCTGTTTAGAATTTGGTTTGGTTGGAAAAACAATGCATAAAGTAGATGAGGCAGTTTCTTTAGGTGATTTAAAAAAATTAACTTTAATTTATTCAAATATTTTAAAGAATTATTTTAAGTGA
- the dapD gene encoding 2,3,4,5-tetrahydropyridine-2,6-dicarboxylate N-succinyltransferase gives MSIENIINEAWENKDQVNQNSDQKLKDTINQVIEDLDSGKSRVAEKIDGEWVTHQHLKKAIMLSFRIHGMETLDGPYSAWRDKAHLLKGKTAGWSNADFEKAGFRMVPNTAMRKGSYVAKNVVLMPSYVNIGAYIDEGTMMDTFSRAGSCCQIGKNCHISAGTGIGGVLEPAQALPTIIENNVFVGAMSEVVEGVIVGEGSVLSMGMYIGQSTKIVNRKTGEVTHGKIPPYSVVVPGSLPDKNNPAAPSLYCAVIIKQVDEKTRSKTSVNDLLRD, from the coding sequence ATGAGTATAGAAAACATTATAAATGAAGCTTGGGAAAACAAAGATCAAGTTAATCAAAATTCAGATCAAAAATTAAAAGATACTATTAATCAAGTAATAGAAGATCTAGATAGTGGTAAATCTAGAGTTGCTGAAAAAATTGATGGTGAATGGGTAACTCATCAACACCTTAAAAAAGCAATTATGCTAAGTTTTAGAATTCATGGAATGGAAACTTTAGATGGTCCCTACTCAGCTTGGAGAGATAAAGCTCATTTGTTAAAAGGAAAAACAGCCGGATGGTCAAACGCTGATTTTGAAAAAGCAGGTTTTAGAATGGTACCAAATACTGCAATGAGAAAAGGATCATATGTTGCTAAAAATGTTGTTCTAATGCCAAGTTATGTAAATATTGGTGCTTACATAGATGAAGGAACAATGATGGATACATTTAGTCGTGCAGGTAGTTGCTGTCAGATTGGAAAAAATTGTCATATTTCAGCAGGAACTGGTATTGGTGGAGTTTTAGAACCAGCACAAGCGCTTCCGACTATTATTGAAAATAATGTTTTTGTAGGTGCTATGTCAGAAGTTGTGGAAGGGGTAATAGTTGGTGAAGGTTCAGTATTAAGTATGGGTATGTATATTGGCCAATCAACTAAAATCGTTAATAGAAAAACTGGTGAAGTAACTCACGGTAAAATACCTCCTTACTCAGTTGTTGTTCCTGGATCATTACCAGACAAAAATAATCCTGCTGCACCCTCGTTATATTGTGCAGTAATCATCAAACAAGTTGATGAAAAAACAAGATCTAAAACATCAGTAAACGATCTTTTAAGAGATTAA
- a CDS encoding pyrimidine 5'-nucleotidase has protein sequence MKNLSHIKNILFDCDGVLYSDLEAVFGQVSRKMTEYISSKLNVDLKKAKELQTNYFHKYNTSLNGLMIHHEIDPKEFLDFVHDIDLSFLEKDTALRYELENINLRKFVFTNGSYNHVKHITTTLGIDDQFEGIFDIVDAEYHPKPEAKAFDLMVEKFKIDPKETLYIEDIAKNLSIGKERGTITAWLINDEEWGKKESNKEYIDYKIENLTLFLKEIRLLKNQ, from the coding sequence ATGAAAAATTTAAGTCATATTAAAAATATTCTATTTGATTGTGATGGTGTACTTTATAGTGACCTAGAGGCAGTATTTGGCCAAGTAAGTCGAAAAATGACTGAATATATCTCAAGTAAACTTAATGTAGATTTAAAAAAAGCCAAAGAACTTCAGACAAATTACTTTCACAAATATAACACAAGCTTAAATGGTCTAATGATACATCATGAAATTGATCCTAAAGAATTTTTAGATTTTGTTCATGATATTGATTTATCTTTTTTAGAAAAAGATACGGCATTAAGATATGAGTTAGAGAATATAAATCTAAGAAAATTTGTCTTCACTAATGGTAGTTATAATCATGTAAAGCACATCACTACAACACTAGGAATTGACGACCAATTTGAAGGCATATTTGATATCGTAGATGCAGAATATCACCCAAAACCAGAAGCTAAAGCTTTCGATTTAATGGTAGAAAAATTCAAAATTGATCCAAAGGAAACTTTGTACATTGAAGATATAGCAAAAAACTTATCGATAGGTAAAGAACGAGGAACAATTACTGCTTGGTTAATTAATGATGAAGAATGGGGCAAAAAAGAATCTAATAAAGAATATATTGATTATAAAATTGAAAATCTTACTTTATTTTTAAAAGAAATAAGGTTATTAAAAAACCAATAA